A window of Xylophilus sp. GW821-FHT01B05 contains these coding sequences:
- a CDS encoding 3'-5' exonuclease, with translation MTDRQLVPDRDTIATLPEFPRLGLDAIRLVATADEARAAEAALQGVAALGFDTESKPTFARGEVSDGPHVAQFSTASTAWVFQLRDAECLRVAAALLESPAVRKVGFGLSGDLRQLRGRLGVEPQAVLDLDNVFRERGWRKEVGVKAAIAILFGQRFIKSKKVATTNWANPRLTESQITYAANDAYAAMRVFEALDFQK, from the coding sequence ATGACCGACCGCCAGCTCGTCCCCGACCGGGACACCATCGCCACCCTGCCTGAATTCCCCCGCCTGGGCCTGGACGCCATCCGGCTCGTGGCCACGGCCGACGAGGCGCGGGCGGCAGAGGCCGCGCTGCAAGGCGTGGCCGCGCTGGGCTTTGATACCGAATCCAAACCCACCTTTGCGCGCGGCGAGGTCTCTGACGGCCCGCATGTGGCGCAGTTCTCTACCGCCAGCACGGCCTGGGTGTTTCAGCTGCGCGATGCGGAATGCCTGCGCGTGGCCGCGGCGCTGCTGGAGTCGCCCGCGGTGCGCAAGGTGGGCTTTGGCCTGTCGGGCGACTTGCGCCAATTGCGCGGCCGGCTGGGCGTGGAGCCGCAGGCGGTGCTGGACCTGGACAACGTGTTCCGCGAGCGCGGCTGGCGCAAGGAGGTGGGCGTGAAGGCGGCCATCGCCATCCTGTTTGGCCAGCGCTTCATCAAGTCCAAGAAGGTGGCGACCACCAACTGGGCCAACCCGCGCCTGACCGAATCGCAGATCACCTACGCCGCCAACGACGCCTATGCGGCGATGCGGGTGTTCGAGGCGCTGGATTTCCAAAAATAA
- a CDS encoding acyl-CoA dehydrogenase family protein: protein MLGDHSAKTRDLLQRLQAFFDEHIYPNEERYARELATLRSEGNPWRHVPVVEELKPIARKAGLWNMFLPHEYKGVPGISNLDYAPLCEIMGRVTWSSEVFNCSAPDTGNMETIERYGSDAHKKQWLDPLLAGEIRSAFLMTEPAVASSDATNIQCTIRREGDEYVINGRKWFSSGAGVPHCKIFIVMGKTDTEAPKHQQQSMVLVPRDTPGVTVLRPISVFGYDDAPHGHMEILLENVRVPVSNILLGEGRGFEIAQGRLGPGRIHHCMRSIGAAERALELMVDRLRSRVAFGKPLSEQSIWHERIAESRCMIDQARLLVFNAAHKMDTAGNKEARAEIAMIKVVAPNVSCKIVDWAIQAHGGGGVSQDFWLAEAYAHQRTVRIVDGPDEVHRNAIAKLELAKRAALATKH from the coding sequence ATGCTGGGAGACCATTCCGCCAAGACCCGCGACCTGCTGCAGCGCCTGCAGGCCTTCTTCGACGAGCACATCTACCCGAATGAAGAGCGCTATGCGCGCGAGCTGGCCACCCTGCGCAGTGAAGGCAATCCCTGGCGCCATGTGCCGGTGGTGGAAGAGCTGAAGCCCATCGCGCGCAAGGCCGGCCTGTGGAACATGTTCTTGCCGCACGAGTACAAGGGCGTGCCCGGCATCTCCAACCTGGACTACGCGCCGCTGTGCGAGATCATGGGCCGCGTCACCTGGTCGAGCGAGGTGTTCAACTGCTCCGCGCCCGACACCGGCAACATGGAAACCATAGAGCGCTACGGCAGCGACGCGCATAAAAAGCAGTGGCTCGACCCACTGCTGGCCGGCGAGATCCGCTCGGCCTTCCTGATGACGGAGCCGGCCGTGGCCTCATCCGACGCCACCAACATCCAGTGCACCATCCGCCGCGAAGGCGACGAGTACGTGATCAACGGGCGCAAGTGGTTCTCGTCGGGCGCTGGCGTGCCGCACTGCAAGATCTTCATCGTCATGGGCAAGACCGATACCGAGGCGCCCAAGCACCAGCAGCAGTCCATGGTGCTGGTGCCGCGCGACACGCCCGGCGTGACCGTGCTGCGCCCGATCAGCGTGTTTGGCTATGACGACGCACCGCACGGCCACATGGAGATCCTGCTGGAGAACGTGCGCGTGCCGGTGTCCAACATCCTGCTGGGCGAAGGCCGCGGCTTCGAGATCGCCCAGGGCCGCCTTGGGCCCGGGCGCATCCACCACTGCATGCGCTCCATCGGCGCGGCCGAGCGCGCGTTGGAGCTGATGGTGGACCGCCTGCGCAGCCGCGTTGCCTTTGGCAAGCCGCTGTCCGAGCAATCGATCTGGCACGAGCGCATCGCCGAGTCGCGCTGCATGATCGACCAGGCGCGCCTGCTGGTGTTCAACGCCGCGCACAAGATGGACACCGCGGGCAACAAGGAAGCGCGCGCCGAGATCGCCATGATCAAGGTGGTCGCGCCCAACGTGTCCTGCAAGATCGTGGACTGGGCGATCCAGGCGCACGGCGGCGGCGGCGTCAGCCAGGACTTCTGGCTGGCCGAGGCCTATGCCCACCAGCGCACCGTGCGCATCGTGGACGGCCCGGACGAGGTGCACCGCAATGCGATTGCCAAGCTGGAGCTTGCCAAGCGCGCGGCGCTGGCGACAAAGCACTGA
- a CDS encoding glutathione peroxidase gives MPTLSDFQAQAIDGTPVPLSQYAGSVLLVVNTASACGFTPQFAGLQELHQTYAGQGLAVLGFPCNQFGSQDPGSDAEIGAFCQKNYGVDFPMMSKIDVNGEQAHPLFQWLKKEAPGVLGSQGIKWNFTKFLIGRDGRVIKRYGSMDKPESLKADIEAALKA, from the coding sequence ATGCCCACGCTGTCTGATTTCCAAGCCCAGGCCATCGACGGCACGCCCGTGCCGCTCAGCCAGTACGCCGGCAGCGTGCTGCTGGTGGTGAACACCGCCAGCGCCTGCGGCTTCACGCCGCAGTTCGCCGGGCTGCAGGAACTGCACCAAACCTATGCCGGCCAGGGGCTGGCGGTGCTGGGTTTTCCGTGCAACCAGTTCGGCAGCCAGGACCCGGGCAGCGACGCCGAGATCGGCGCCTTCTGCCAGAAGAACTACGGCGTGGACTTTCCCATGATGTCCAAAATCGACGTCAACGGCGAGCAGGCGCACCCGCTGTTCCAGTGGCTCAAGAAGGAAGCGCCCGGCGTGCTTGGCAGCCAGGGCATCAAGTGGAACTTCACCAAGTTCCTGATCGGCCGCGACGGCCGGGTGATCAAGCGCTACGGCTCCATGGACAAGCCCGAGAGCCTCAAGGCAGACATCGAGGCCGCGCTGAAGGCCTGA
- a CDS encoding ABC transporter substrate-binding protein, whose amino-acid sequence MQQTVLRSSSFLPRRAALRTLAALAVGGTGLVGCSRQDAAGGAPAVVKQVGDKVSFKYPDNPSFDLVYLADQLGYFEGTNTRPNYIGKIAAPQIIPLVGTGEIDFGSRMVPLVISAIASGADLKVVAAGGKTLQEAPHMKYFVRKDSGIRAPKDLEGKTVGFNSFGACAEFVTKKYLRQHGVDVNKINFVVVPDEQAEQTLVTGNTDLAIIHAPFSGRADHAEPLLRLWSDYDLDGGLGGMAPYSAHGKFIREHPEAVRDVVTALAKAANWVNANPEEARKLVSKRINMTLENVDRYAYVDDLVVTEAPIQYYIDILQSEGKLASGKVTVQDIYTNAFNPFAQAPAKG is encoded by the coding sequence ATGCAACAGACCGTGCTCCGCTCTTCCTCGTTCCTGCCGCGCCGCGCGGCGCTGCGTACCCTGGCCGCGCTGGCCGTGGGCGGCACCGGGTTGGTGGGCTGCTCGCGCCAGGATGCGGCCGGCGGCGCGCCGGCCGTGGTCAAGCAGGTGGGCGACAAGGTCAGCTTCAAGTACCCGGACAACCCATCCTTCGACCTGGTCTACCTGGCCGACCAACTCGGCTACTTCGAGGGCACCAACACCCGCCCCAACTACATCGGCAAGATCGCCGCGCCGCAGATCATTCCGCTGGTGGGCACCGGCGAGATCGACTTCGGCAGCCGCATGGTGCCGCTGGTGATCTCGGCCATTGCCAGCGGGGCCGACCTGAAGGTGGTGGCTGCCGGCGGCAAGACGCTGCAAGAGGCGCCGCACATGAAGTACTTCGTGCGCAAGGATTCGGGCATACGCGCGCCCAAGGACCTCGAAGGCAAGACCGTAGGCTTCAACAGCTTTGGCGCCTGCGCCGAGTTCGTCACCAAGAAGTACCTGCGCCAACACGGCGTGGACGTGAACAAGATCAACTTCGTGGTGGTGCCCGACGAGCAGGCCGAGCAGACCCTGGTCACCGGCAATACCGACCTGGCCATCATCCACGCGCCGTTCTCGGGCCGGGCCGACCATGCAGAGCCGCTGCTGCGCCTATGGAGCGACTACGACCTCGATGGCGGCCTGGGTGGCATGGCGCCTTACAGCGCGCATGGCAAGTTCATCCGTGAGCATCCAGAGGCCGTGCGCGACGTGGTCACCGCGCTGGCCAAGGCCGCCAATTGGGTCAATGCCAACCCCGAGGAGGCGCGCAAGCTGGTGTCCAAGCGCATCAACATGACCCTGGAGAACGTAGACCGCTACGCCTATGTAGACGACCTGGTGGTGACCGAGGCGCCGATCCAGTACTACATCGACATCCTGCAGTCAGAAGGCAAGCTCGCGAGTGGCAAGGTGACGGTGCAGGACATTTATACCAACGCCTTTAACCCCTTCGCGCAAGCGCCCGCAAAGGGCTGA
- a CDS encoding ABC transporter ATP-binding protein, producing MGIKIAARGVRMDYAARGSGEPVRVLEGFDLDVREGEFISVLGPSGCGKSTFLSILAGLTQRTGGSIAIDGRALAGINRDQGVVFQGYALFPWRSVLDNIAVGLEIRGMGKGPRRRIAQEYLELVGLQGFGDNYPHELSGGMKQRVAIARSLAYRPDVLLMDEPFAALDAQTREILQGELLRIWGHYKKTIVFITHSLDEAVYLSDRVAVMTQRPGRVKAIIDIPLARPRSAELRNAPEFFALRQCAWEVLKDEVQFGPVPVRPLGATANPAERDELPAASVHEIPVSSQARPLAGHVPREVLQ from the coding sequence ATGGGTATCAAGATCGCAGCGCGCGGCGTGCGCATGGACTACGCGGCACGCGGCTCGGGCGAGCCGGTGCGTGTGCTGGAGGGCTTTGACCTGGATGTGCGCGAGGGCGAATTCATCTCGGTGCTGGGCCCCTCGGGCTGCGGCAAGTCGACTTTCCTGAGCATCCTGGCCGGGCTCACGCAGCGCACCGGCGGCAGCATCGCCATCGATGGTCGCGCGCTGGCCGGCATCAACCGCGACCAGGGCGTGGTGTTCCAGGGCTATGCGCTGTTTCCGTGGCGCAGCGTGCTGGACAACATCGCCGTGGGGCTGGAGATCCGCGGCATGGGCAAAGGGCCACGGCGGCGCATTGCGCAGGAATACCTGGAGCTGGTCGGCCTGCAGGGCTTTGGCGACAACTACCCGCATGAGCTGTCTGGCGGCATGAAGCAGCGCGTGGCCATCGCGCGCTCGCTGGCCTACCGGCCCGACGTGCTGCTGATGGACGAGCCCTTTGCTGCGCTGGACGCGCAAACGCGCGAGATCCTGCAGGGCGAACTGCTGCGCATCTGGGGGCACTACAAGAAGACCATCGTCTTCATCACGCACAGCCTGGACGAGGCGGTCTACCTGTCGGACCGGGTGGCGGTGATGACGCAGCGCCCCGGCCGCGTCAAGGCCATCATCGACATCCCGCTGGCCCGGCCGCGCTCGGCCGAGCTGCGCAATGCGCCGGAGTTTTTCGCGCTGCGCCAGTGCGCCTGGGAGGTGCTGAAGGATGAGGTGCAGTTTGGCCCGGTGCCGGTGCGCCCGCTGGGCGCCACCGCCAACCCGGCCGAGCGTGACGAGCTGCCGGCCGCGTCGGTGCACGAGATACCCGTGTCTTCACAGGCGCGGCCACTGGCGGGACATGTGCCACGCGAGGTGTTGCAATGA
- a CDS encoding ABC transporter permease, with the protein MSIAESLPVAVPSDRSVLRVIRLVGRIVERGLGLLLLLALWEALPRSGIVSQAYLSPPSAVLAAIAQLVDNGQLWKHITASLQRSLWGLLLAIGAGVVLGLAMGGFRRLEAIVDPVLQLFRQTSAFALFPVFILFLGIGETSKVAIIFWASFWPVLLNTIGGVKQVDRLLVNSALSMGASRGFVFFKVVLPAALPSVFTGVRLAGAYCITALVAAEMIGAHSGLGFLTLNSQETFQIPTMYAGILMLATLGLLLNYLLALLERHLLRWRKGLSLED; encoded by the coding sequence ATGAGCATTGCTGAATCGCTGCCGGTGGCGGTGCCTTCTGACCGATCAGTGCTGCGGGTGATACGTCTGGTGGGCCGTATCGTTGAACGCGGCCTGGGCTTGCTGCTATTGCTGGCCTTGTGGGAGGCCTTGCCGCGCAGCGGCATCGTGAGCCAGGCCTATCTCAGCCCGCCCTCGGCCGTGCTGGCCGCGATTGCGCAGTTGGTGGATAACGGCCAGCTTTGGAAGCACATCACGGCCAGCCTGCAGCGCTCGCTGTGGGGCTTGTTGCTGGCCATTGGCGCGGGCGTGGTGCTGGGCTTGGCCATGGGCGGCTTTCGGCGGCTGGAGGCCATCGTCGACCCGGTGCTGCAGCTGTTTCGCCAGACCTCGGCCTTTGCGCTGTTCCCGGTGTTTATCTTGTTCCTGGGCATTGGTGAGACGTCCAAGGTGGCGATCATCTTCTGGGCCTCGTTCTGGCCGGTGCTGCTCAACACCATCGGCGGGGTGAAGCAGGTGGACCGGCTGCTGGTGAATTCGGCGCTGTCCATGGGGGCGTCGCGCGGCTTTGTGTTCTTCAAGGTGGTGCTGCCGGCGGCGCTGCCGTCCGTCTTTACCGGTGTGCGACTGGCGGGCGCCTACTGCATCACCGCGCTGGTGGCGGCAGAGATGATTGGTGCGCATTCGGGGCTGGGCTTTCTCACGCTCAATTCGCAGGAGACCTTCCAGATCCCCACCATGTACGCCGGCATCCTGATGCTGGCCACGCTGGGGCTGCTGCTCAATTACCTGCTCGCGCTGCTGGAGCGGCATTTGCTGCGCTGGCGCAAGGGGCTGAGCCTTGAGGACTGA
- a CDS encoding transporter substrate-binding domain-containing protein, which produces MRTEARRWVLGALVMAAAIAAIAAVPSSAWQAPSLASLPLGPALAQARARGSLVVGVRAYPRPAPPGAPTPAEPDPLDAALARDLAEALGLPVRLLPVDAGSEDEVLRSGGIDLLAAGARDAAPTAPPPGVAQPAGSYGAGDGRLIALRRGAVQTGLDLRGRAVCVARGSGYAGALRHGYGARVQPYPSAVHAVSAFMAGECAALAEDTDVLARLQQQPEWRFYALLPEPPLQAQPASIRLAAGDAASRDWLAAALRQWRADGTLARAQAARVGNLSLEVTMLKDGLICH; this is translated from the coding sequence TTGAGGACTGAAGCCAGACGTTGGGTACTGGGCGCGCTGGTGATGGCCGCTGCCATCGCTGCCATTGCGGCCGTGCCCTCCAGTGCCTGGCAGGCGCCGTCCCTGGCATCGCTGCCGCTGGGGCCGGCGCTGGCGCAGGCCCGCGCGCGCGGCAGCCTGGTGGTGGGCGTGCGCGCCTACCCGCGTCCGGCGCCCCCGGGCGCGCCGACACCGGCTGAGCCCGATCCGCTGGATGCCGCCCTGGCCCGCGACTTGGCCGAGGCGCTGGGCCTGCCCGTGCGCCTGTTGCCGGTGGACGCCGGCAGTGAAGACGAGGTACTGCGCAGCGGCGGTATCGACCTGCTGGCCGCTGGCGCGCGCGATGCCGCACCCACGGCACCGCCGCCCGGTGTCGCCCAGCCCGCGGGCAGCTACGGCGCGGGGGACGGCCGCCTGATTGCGCTGCGCCGTGGCGCGGTGCAGACCGGGCTGGACCTGCGCGGCCGCGCCGTGTGCGTGGCGCGCGGCAGCGGCTATGCGGGCGCGCTGCGGCATGGCTATGGCGCGCGGGTGCAGCCCTATCCGTCGGCGGTGCATGCGGTGTCGGCCTTCATGGCCGGCGAATGCGCGGCCCTGGCCGAGGACACGGACGTGCTGGCGCGGCTGCAGCAGCAGCCTGAATGGCGCTTTTACGCGCTGCTGCCCGAGCCGCCGCTGCAGGCCCAGCCAGCATCCATCCGGCTGGCGGCGGGCGATGCCGCCTCGCGCGACTGGCTGGCCGCCGCACTGCGCCAGTGGCGCGCCGACGGCACGCTGGCCCGCGCCCAGGCGGCGCGCGTGGGCAACCTGAGCCTGGAGGTCACGATGCTGAAGGACGGCCTGATCTGCCACTGA
- a CDS encoding DMT family transporter has protein sequence MPSSVLAALALMLNAFVWGVSWWPFRRLEGFGLHPLWATAAIYALALVCLLAWRPRALRALATHRGLWLLALAAGVTNLCFNWGVTRGDVVRVVLLFYLMPVWTVLLAWLLLGERPRPAALARMALAVAGVVVVLRTPGTPWPLPESLADWLGLIGGLSFSFTNIQLRRLRDAPDESRMVAMFGGGLLTAALVAGGGVLLGHIAAPPLPAMDWVLTALLLALAFLAGNAGLQYGAARLSANGTALIMLSEVVFASLSSVALGAAQLAPRTLIGGAMVMAAAAWAALVSGRSGRPSAS, from the coding sequence ATGCCGTCTTCTGTTCTTGCTGCTCTTGCGCTGATGCTCAACGCCTTTGTCTGGGGCGTGTCCTGGTGGCCGTTTCGGCGGCTGGAGGGGTTTGGGCTGCATCCGCTGTGGGCCACCGCCGCTATTTATGCGCTGGCGCTGGTCTGTTTGCTGGCCTGGCGGCCGCGTGCGCTGCGGGCGCTGGCCACGCACCGTGGGCTGTGGCTGCTGGCGCTCGCGGCGGGCGTGACCAACCTGTGCTTCAACTGGGGCGTGACGCGCGGCGATGTGGTGCGGGTGGTGCTGCTGTTCTACCTGATGCCGGTGTGGACCGTGCTGCTGGCCTGGCTGCTGCTGGGCGAGCGGCCCCGGCCCGCGGCGCTGGCCCGCATGGCGCTGGCCGTGGCCGGCGTGGTGGTGGTGCTGCGCACGCCCGGCACGCCCTGGCCCTTGCCTGAGAGCCTGGCCGACTGGCTGGGGCTGATCGGCGGCCTGAGCTTTTCCTTTACCAACATCCAGCTGCGGCGCCTGCGCGATGCGCCGGATGAAAGCCGCATGGTCGCCATGTTTGGCGGCGGCCTGCTCACCGCCGCGCTGGTGGCGGGCGGGGGCGTGCTGCTGGGCCACATCGCGGCGCCGCCACTGCCGGCCATGGACTGGGTGCTGACCGCGCTGTTGCTGGCGCTGGCCTTTCTGGCCGGCAACGCCGGGCTGCAGTACGGCGCGGCGCGGCTGAGCGCCAATGGCACGGCACTCATCATGCTGTCGGAGGTGGTGTTTGCCAGCCTCTCGTCCGTGGCCCTGGGCGCGGCGCAACTGGCGCCGCGTACCTTAATCGGCGGCGCCATGGTGATGGCGGCTGCGGCCTGGGCCGCACTGGTCAGTGGCAGATCAGGCCGTCCTTCAGCATCGTGA
- the lplT gene encoding lysophospholipid transporter LplT, translating into MKRGFYTIMSAQFFSSLADNALFVAAVELLRYGGAPEWQRAALVPMFALFYVVLAPFVGAFADALPKGKVMFFSNAIKVVGCLMMLFGAHPLMAYAIVGLGAAAYSPAKYGILTELLPASQLVKANGWIEGLTIGSIILGVLVGGQLVGRHLSGMLLSIDFPIIDTGVDTPAEAAILVLIFVYMLAAWFNTRIPHTGVEMRPLRKDPSRSVARNALELLPDFWSCNSRLWRDKLGQISLSTTTLFWGVSGNLRYIVLAWSAAALGYGTTQASSLVGVVAIGTAVGAVLASMRMRLDVATRVIPLGICMGLLVIGMNFITNVWVAAPFLILLGGIGGFLVVPMNALLQHRGHNLMGAGRSIAVQNFNEQACILGLGALYSLSTKFGVSSFGAITGFGLIVAVVMWLIQLWHQRNMRVHKDEVEHLLAIARHDDHH; encoded by the coding sequence ATGAAGCGCGGTTTCTACACGATCATGTCGGCCCAGTTCTTTTCGTCACTGGCCGACAACGCGCTTTTTGTGGCGGCGGTGGAGTTGTTGCGCTACGGCGGCGCCCCCGAATGGCAGCGCGCGGCCCTGGTGCCGATGTTTGCACTCTTCTACGTGGTGCTGGCGCCCTTCGTGGGCGCCTTTGCCGACGCCCTGCCCAAGGGCAAGGTGATGTTCTTCAGCAATGCGATCAAGGTGGTGGGCTGCCTGATGATGCTGTTCGGCGCCCATCCGCTGATGGCCTACGCCATCGTCGGCCTGGGCGCGGCGGCGTATTCGCCAGCCAAGTACGGCATCCTGACCGAGCTGCTGCCGGCCTCGCAACTGGTCAAGGCCAACGGCTGGATCGAGGGCCTGACGATTGGCTCCATCATTCTGGGCGTGCTGGTGGGCGGGCAACTGGTGGGCCGGCATCTCTCCGGCATGCTGCTGTCGATCGACTTCCCCATCATCGACACCGGCGTGGACACCCCGGCCGAGGCCGCCATCCTGGTGCTGATCTTTGTCTACATGCTGGCGGCCTGGTTCAACACCCGCATACCGCACACCGGCGTCGAGATGCGCCCCCTGCGCAAAGACCCGTCGCGCAGCGTCGCGCGCAACGCGCTGGAGCTGCTGCCGGACTTCTGGAGCTGCAATTCCCGCCTGTGGCGCGACAAGCTGGGGCAGATATCGCTGTCTACCACCACGCTGTTCTGGGGTGTCTCGGGCAACCTGCGCTACATCGTGCTGGCCTGGAGCGCTGCGGCGCTGGGCTATGGCACCACGCAGGCGTCTTCACTGGTGGGCGTGGTGGCCATCGGCACGGCCGTGGGGGCGGTGCTGGCCTCCATGCGCATGCGCCTGGACGTGGCCACGCGCGTGATCCCGCTGGGCATCTGCATGGGCCTGCTGGTGATAGGCATGAACTTCATCACCAATGTCTGGGTGGCAGCGCCCTTCCTGATCCTGCTGGGCGGCATCGGCGGCTTCCTGGTGGTGCCTATGAATGCGCTGCTGCAGCACCGCGGCCACAACCTGATGGGCGCGGGCCGCTCCATCGCGGTACAGAACTTCAACGAGCAGGCCTGCATCCTCGGGCTGGGCGCGCTCTACAGCCTGTCCACCAAGTTTGGCGTCTCTTCCTTTGGCGCGATCACCGGCTTTGGGCTGATCGTGGCGGTGGTGATGTGGCTGATCCAGCTGTGGCACCAGCGCAATATGCGGGTGCACAAGGATGAGGTCGAGCACCTGCTAGCCATAGCCCGCCACGACGACCACCATTAG
- the alr gene encoding alanine racemase, with translation MPRPILATVHTEALRHNLERVRRAATDARVWAVVKANAYGHGIERVFEGLRAADGFAMLDLAEAERVRAQGWRGPILLLEGVFEPRDLELCSRLGLWHTVHCDEQIDMLAAHKTQQPHRIFLKMNSGMNRLGFAPQRLRTAWARLGALPQVDEISFMTHFSDADGARGIDHQLATFQATTADLPGERSLCNSAALLRHASQPQVRGDWVRPGIALYGSAPDFPAHDAAHWELQPTMTLSTRLIGVQQLEAGASVGYGSRFAAEAPMRVGVAACGYADGYPRLCDTGTPVLVNGVRTRLLGRVSMDMVGIDLSPVPDAGFGAEVTLWGRAANGAVLPIDEVAQAAGTLGYELMCGVAQRVAFAVD, from the coding sequence ATGCCCCGCCCGATCCTTGCCACCGTCCACACCGAGGCCCTGCGCCACAACCTTGAGCGCGTGCGCCGGGCCGCGACCGACGCGCGTGTCTGGGCGGTCGTCAAGGCCAATGCCTATGGCCATGGCATAGAGCGGGTCTTCGAGGGCCTGCGTGCGGCCGACGGCTTTGCCATGCTGGACCTGGCCGAGGCCGAGCGGGTGCGCGCGCAGGGCTGGCGCGGGCCCATCCTGCTGCTGGAGGGCGTGTTCGAGCCACGCGATCTGGAGCTGTGCTCGCGCCTGGGCCTGTGGCACACGGTGCACTGCGACGAGCAGATCGACATGCTGGCTGCGCACAAAACCCAGCAACCGCACCGCATCTTCCTCAAGATGAACTCCGGCATGAACCGGCTCGGCTTTGCGCCGCAGCGCCTGCGCACCGCCTGGGCACGCCTGGGTGCGCTGCCGCAGGTGGACGAGATCTCGTTCATGACCCATTTCAGCGACGCTGACGGCGCGCGCGGCATCGATCACCAGCTAGCCACCTTCCAGGCCACCACCGCCGATCTGCCCGGCGAGCGCAGCCTGTGCAACAGCGCCGCGCTGCTGCGCCACGCCAGCCAGCCCCAGGTGCGCGGCGACTGGGTGCGCCCGGGCATTGCGCTGTACGGCAGCGCGCCGGACTTCCCCGCGCACGACGCGGCGCACTGGGAGCTGCAGCCCACCATGACGCTGTCCACCCGCCTGATCGGTGTGCAACAGCTAGAGGCCGGCGCCAGCGTGGGCTATGGCTCGCGCTTTGCGGCCGAAGCCCCCATGCGCGTGGGCGTGGCCGCCTGCGGCTATGCCGACGGCTACCCGCGCCTGTGCGATACCGGCACGCCGGTGCTGGTGAACGGCGTGCGCACCCGGCTGCTGGGCCGGGTCAGCATGGATATGGTGGGCATCGACCTGAGCCCCGTACCCGACGCCGGCTTTGGCGCCGAGGTCACCCTCTGGGGCCGCGCCGCCAATGGCGCGGTGCTGCCGATTGATGAGGTAGCGCAGGCGGCGGGGACTTTGGGCTATGAGCTGATGTGTGGCGTGGCGCAGCGGGTGGCTTTTGCCGTGGATTGA
- a CDS encoding Fic family protein has translation MASPLYNSPHQFEPLLPSEARQQDLLAKAHDLARAAMQLGNLPAAHELRGLLRGMNSYYTNRIEGQHTRPYEIEQALRQDFSDNQELAARQRMAVAHIEAEADVEARYIGDAGVGLLYQPAAVCDLHRSLFSRLPAQDLVTPEGEPIVPGALRQRDVQVGQHVAPTHDSLGHFLSRWADVYGKVRRGEASLVALAAAHQRLGWIHPFLDGNGRVMRLHTHALLHALGYTRGLWSPLRGFARSTDRYYALLAEADAPRRGDLDGRGNLSEQALVAWIDYVLDICLDQVTFMAGLLDVSTMEGRIAACLAFEESSLRSGVRRESLRPLHYLFLSGGELERGEFKAMTGLGERTAGSALSALLKRGLLKSDTPQGKLRFGLPLHALRFYFPKLWPEAEADPGVL, from the coding sequence ATGGCAAGCCCTCTCTATAACTCCCCCCACCAGTTCGAGCCGCTTCTGCCGTCCGAGGCCAGGCAGCAGGATCTGCTGGCCAAGGCGCATGACCTGGCGCGCGCGGCCATGCAGTTGGGCAACCTGCCTGCCGCCCATGAACTACGTGGGTTGTTGCGGGGGATGAACTCCTACTACACCAACCGCATCGAGGGCCAGCACACCCGGCCCTATGAGATCGAACAGGCGCTGCGCCAGGACTTCTCGGACAACCAGGAACTGGCCGCCCGGCAGCGCATGGCGGTGGCGCATATCGAAGCAGAAGCCGATGTCGAAGCCCGCTACATCGGCGACGCCGGTGTAGGCCTGCTCTACCAGCCGGCCGCCGTGTGCGACCTGCACCGCAGCCTTTTCTCCCGGCTGCCGGCGCAGGATCTGGTGACCCCTGAAGGTGAACCCATCGTCCCCGGTGCGCTGCGCCAGCGCGATGTCCAGGTGGGCCAGCATGTGGCGCCCACCCATGACAGCCTGGGCCACTTTCTGTCGCGCTGGGCGGACGTCTACGGCAAGGTGCGCCGGGGCGAGGCATCGCTGGTCGCCTTGGCTGCTGCGCACCAGCGGCTCGGCTGGATCCACCCATTTCTAGACGGCAATGGGCGCGTGATGCGCCTGCACACCCACGCGCTGCTGCACGCCCTGGGCTACACACGCGGCTTATGGTCGCCGCTGCGCGGCTTCGCACGCTCCACGGATCGCTACTACGCGCTGCTGGCAGAAGCGGATGCACCCCGGCGCGGCGACCTGGACGGCCGTGGCAATCTGAGCGAGCAGGCGCTGGTCGCATGGATCGACTATGTGCTGGACATCTGCCTGGACCAGGTCACTTTCATGGCCGGCCTGCTTGATGTATCGACCATGGAAGGCCGGATCGCCGCCTGCCTGGCCTTCGAGGAAAGCAGCCTGCGCTCCGGCGTGCGCCGGGAATCGCTGCGACCGCTGCACTACCTGTTTTTGAGCGGCGGCGAACTTGAGCGCGGGGAATTCAAGGCCATGACCGGGCTGGGCGAGCGCACGGCGGGCTCGGCGCTGTCGGCCCTGCTCAAGCGGGGTTTGCTGAAGTCAGATACACCGCAGGGCAAGCTTCGCTTCGGGCTGCCCCTGCATGCGCTGCGCTTCTACTTTCCCAAGCTGTGGCCGGAGGCCGAGGCCGACCCCGGCGTCCTGTAG